In Sardina pilchardus chromosome 10, fSarPil1.1, whole genome shotgun sequence, one genomic interval encodes:
- the rnf141 gene encoding RING finger protein 141 has translation MGQQFTGQAVGRLPEKVLKHAGLVRESGYLTYEEFLGRVAELNDVTAKLAAGQQKHLLFEVQPGSDASALWKVAVRVVCTKINKEDGMVEASRIMNLYQFIHLYKDITSQAAEVFSGEAGAEGPSGQLSSTDSCQASMWMGRVKQLTDEEECCICMDGKADLILPCAHSFCQKCIDKWSGQSRNCPICRLQVTAANESWVMSDAPTEEDIAGYILNLADEAGHPHRP, from the exons ATGGGCCAACAGTTCACCGGACAGGCGGTGGGTAGGCTGCCTGAGAAGGTGCTCAAACACGCCGGTCTGGTGCGCGAAAGCGGCTACCTCACCTATGAGGAGTTCCTGGGTCGGGTGGCCGAGCTGAATGACGT GACTGCCAAGTTGGCCGCAGGACAGCAGAAGCACCTGCTGTTTGAAGTGCAGCCAGGCTCCGACGCCTCGGCCCTGTGGAAGGTGGCCGTGAGGGTCGTGTGCACAAAG ATCAACAAAGAGGACGGCATGGTGGAGGCGTCCCGCATCATGAACTTGTACCAGTTCATCCACCTGTACAAGGACATCACCAGCCAGGCGGCGGAGGTCTTCTCTGGGGAGGCCGGGGCCGAGGGCCCCTCCGGGCAGCTCTCCTCCACAGACTCCTGTCAGGCCAGCATGTGGATGGGCAG GGTGAAGCAGCTGACGGACGAGGAGGAGTGCTGCATCTGCATGGACGGCAAGGCCGACCTCATCCTGCCCTGCGCGCACAGCTTCTGCCAGAAGTGCATAGACAAGTG GAGTGGTCAGAGCAGAAACTGCCCCATATGTCGTCTGCAGGTGACCGCTGCCAATGAATCATGGGTAATGTCCGACGCGCCTACGGAGGAGGACATAGCGGGCTACATCCTGAACCTGGCTGATGAGGCAGGCCATCCTCACAGACCTTaa
- the ampd3b gene encoding AMP deaminase 3b isoform X1, producing the protein MRKRETPLCKQQSTPNFGKEMPRQFPKIALSEVDEKVRLLAERVYASALKEEDIKDTLSMFTVPEDCPIGLHQAKEHEILKEMAEQHSELSAKRKKNLMLRRSQSMSQQFPSNVCPDWAFSVISPLLSPTDTTDGKKHKSVPEFQRVTISGDYCAGVTVEDYEQAARSLLKALVIREKYSKLAYHRFPRTTSRFLRNASDDTWSEEDEVLPDICPCPGEGEDPYSMEDVPQDLNYELKMKDGIIYVYDDGEALKQERPRSLPYPDLETFAIDLSHVLAMIADGPTKTYCHRRLNFLASKFYLHEMLNEMAELKELKGVPHRDFYNVRKVDTHIHAAACMNQKHLLRFIQTTCKTEAERVVTEKNGQKITLKQVFQNLAMDPYDLTVDSLDVHAGRQTFHRFDKFNSKYNPVGASELREIYLKTDNYIDGEYFARIIKEVSHDLEESKYQYAEPRLSIYGRSPDEWENLAKWFIQHKVHSPNMRWIIQVPRIYDIFRSRKIVPNFAKMLENIFLPLFEATVNPQQHKEMHVFLKYVTGFDSVDDESKHSDHMFSYKSPKPEQWTTDDNPPYSYYLFHMYANIMVLNNLRKERGLSTFQFRPHCGEAGSITHLVSAFLTADNISHGLNLKKSPVLQYLYYLAQVPIAMSPLSNNSLFLEYSKNPLREFLQKGLSVSLSTDDPMQFHYTKEALMEEYAIAAQLWKLSTCDVCEIARNSVLQSGLSHQDKKHFLGEDYLEDGPEGNDIRRTNVAQIRMAYRHETLCNELCFLVEAVKAEDQAADQAAAQ; encoded by the exons AGATGCCTCGTCAGTTCCCGAAGATCGCGCTGAGCGAGGTGGACGAGAAGGTGCGCCTGCTGGCGGAGCGGGTGTACGCGTCGGCGCTGAAGGAGGAGGACATCAAGGACACGCTGTCCATGTTCACCGTGCCCGAGGACTGCCCCATCGGCCTGCACCAGGCCAAGGAGCACGAGATCCTCAAGGAGATGGCCGAGCAGCACTCCGAGCTCAGCGCCAAGAG AAAGAAGAATCTGATGCTGCGGCGCTCCCAGTCCATGTCCCAGCAGTTCCCCAGTAACGTGTGCCCAGACTGGGCCTTCTCCGTCATctcgcccctcctctccccgaCCGACACCACGGATGGCAAGAAGCACAAGAGTGTCCCAGAGTTCCAGAGGGTCACCATCAGTGGAGACTACTGTGCAGGG GTCACGGTGGAGGACTACGAGCAGGCCGCCAGGAGTCTGCTGAAGGCGCTGGTGATCCGGGAGAAGTACTCCAAGCTGGCGTACCACCGCTTCCCCCGAACCACCTCCCGCTTCCTGCGCAACGCCAGCGACGACACGTGGAGCGAGGAGGACGAGGTCCTGCCAG aCATCTGCCCCTGCCCCGGTGAGGGGGAGGACCCGTACTCCATGGAGGACGTCCCGCAGGACCTGAACTACGAGCTGAAGATGAAGGACGGCATCATCTACGTGTACGACGACGGCGAGGCGCTGAAGCAGGAGCGACCGCGCAGCCTGCCCTACCCCGACCTGGAGACCTTCGCCATCGACCTCAGCCACGTGCTCGCCATGATCGCCGACGGGCCCAC GAAGACCTACTGCCATAGACGTCTAAACTTCTTGGCCTCCAAGTTCTACCTCCATGAGATGCTGAATGAGATGGCGGAGCTGAAGGAATTGAAGGGCGTTCCTCACCGAGATTTCTACAACGTCCGAAAG gtggACACCCACATCCATGCAGCTGCCTGCATGAACCAGAAGCACCTGCTGCGCTTCATCCAGACGACGTGTAAGACGGAGGCTGAGCGAGTGGTGACGGAGAAGAACGGCCAGAAGATCACGCTGAAGCAGGTGTTCCAGAACCTCGCCATGGACCCGTACGACCTCACAGTGGACTCACTGGACGTGCACGCG GGAAGACAAACTTTCCACAGATTTGACAAATTCAACTCCAAGTACAACCCTGTTGGAGCCAGTGAGCTTAGAGAGATCTACCTGAAAACAGACAACTACATTGATGGAGAGTACTTTGCACGGATCATTAAG GAGGTGTCTCATGATCTGGAGGAGAGTAAGTACCAGTATGCTGAGCCCCGCCTCTCCATCTACGGCCGCTCCCCGGACGAGTGGGAGAATCTGGCCAAGTGGTTCATCCAGCACAAGGTCCACTCGCCCAACATGCGCTGGATCATCCAAGTGCCCAGGATCTA TGATATTTTCAGATCAAGGAAAATAGTTCCCAACTTTGCAAAGATGCTGGAAAACATCTTCCTGCCGCTGTTTGAAGCCACCGTCAATCCTCAGCAACACAAGGAGATGCACGTATTCCTGAAATAT GTAACTGGCTTTGACAGTGTGGACGACGAGTCCAAGCACAGCGATCACATGTTCTCTTACAAAAGCCCCAAACCAGAGCAGTGGACCACAGACGACAACCCACCCTACAGCTACTACCTTTTCCACATGTACGCCAACATCATGGTGCTCAACAACCTCCGCAA GGAGCGTGGGCTGAGCACCTTCCAGTTCCGGCCGCATTGTGGCGAGGCCGGGTCCATCACCCACCTGGTGTCCGCCTTCCTCACCGCCGACAACATCTCGCACGGACTCAACCTCAAGAAG AGTCCCGTGCTGCAGTACCTGTACTACCTGGCGCAGGTGCCCATCGCCATGTCACCCCTGAGCAACAACAGCCTGTTCCTAGAGTACTCCAAGAACCCGCTCCGAGAGTTCCTCCAGAAAGGCCTGTCTGTGTCCCTGTCTACCGACGACCCCATGCAGTTCCACTACACCAAG gaaGCACTGATGGAGGAGTACGCCATCGCAGCCCAGCTCTGGAAGCTCAGCACCTGTGACGTGTGTGAGATCGCCAGGAACAGCGTACTGCAGAGTGGCCTCTCAcaccag gacaAGAAGCACTTCCTGGGCGAGGACTACCTGGAGGACGGGCCTGAGGGCAATGACATCAGACGGACCAACGTGGCGCAGATCCGCATGGCGTACCGCCACGAGACGCTGTGCAACGAGCTCTGCTTCCTGGTGGAGGCGGTCAAGGCGGAGGACCAGGCGGCGGACCAGGCGGCGGCCCAGTGA
- the ampd3b gene encoding AMP deaminase 3b isoform X3 produces MPRQFPKIALSEVDEKVRLLAERVYASALKEEDIKDTLSMFTVPEDCPIGLHQAKEHEILKEMAEQHSELSAKRKKNLMLRRSQSMSQQFPSNVCPDWAFSVISPLLSPTDTTDGKKHKSVPEFQRVTISGDYCAGVTVEDYEQAARSLLKALVIREKYSKLAYHRFPRTTSRFLRNASDDTWSEEDEVLPDICPCPGEGEDPYSMEDVPQDLNYELKMKDGIIYVYDDGEALKQERPRSLPYPDLETFAIDLSHVLAMIADGPTKTYCHRRLNFLASKFYLHEMLNEMAELKELKGVPHRDFYNVRKVDTHIHAAACMNQKHLLRFIQTTCKTEAERVVTEKNGQKITLKQVFQNLAMDPYDLTVDSLDVHAGRQTFHRFDKFNSKYNPVGASELREIYLKTDNYIDGEYFARIIKEVSHDLEESKYQYAEPRLSIYGRSPDEWENLAKWFIQHKVHSPNMRWIIQVPRIYDIFRSRKIVPNFAKMLENIFLPLFEATVNPQQHKEMHVFLKYVTGFDSVDDESKHSDHMFSYKSPKPEQWTTDDNPPYSYYLFHMYANIMVLNNLRKERGLSTFQFRPHCGEAGSITHLVSAFLTADNISHGLNLKKSPVLQYLYYLAQVPIAMSPLSNNSLFLEYSKNPLREFLQKGLSVSLSTDDPMQFHYTKEALMEEYAIAAQLWKLSTCDVCEIARNSVLQSGLSHQDKKHFLGEDYLEDGPEGNDIRRTNVAQIRMAYRHETLCNELCFLVEAVKAEDQAADQAAAQ; encoded by the exons ATGCCTCGTCAGTTCCCGAAGATCGCGCTGAGCGAGGTGGACGAGAAGGTGCGCCTGCTGGCGGAGCGGGTGTACGCGTCGGCGCTGAAGGAGGAGGACATCAAGGACACGCTGTCCATGTTCACCGTGCCCGAGGACTGCCCCATCGGCCTGCACCAGGCCAAGGAGCACGAGATCCTCAAGGAGATGGCCGAGCAGCACTCCGAGCTCAGCGCCAAGAG AAAGAAGAATCTGATGCTGCGGCGCTCCCAGTCCATGTCCCAGCAGTTCCCCAGTAACGTGTGCCCAGACTGGGCCTTCTCCGTCATctcgcccctcctctccccgaCCGACACCACGGATGGCAAGAAGCACAAGAGTGTCCCAGAGTTCCAGAGGGTCACCATCAGTGGAGACTACTGTGCAGGG GTCACGGTGGAGGACTACGAGCAGGCCGCCAGGAGTCTGCTGAAGGCGCTGGTGATCCGGGAGAAGTACTCCAAGCTGGCGTACCACCGCTTCCCCCGAACCACCTCCCGCTTCCTGCGCAACGCCAGCGACGACACGTGGAGCGAGGAGGACGAGGTCCTGCCAG aCATCTGCCCCTGCCCCGGTGAGGGGGAGGACCCGTACTCCATGGAGGACGTCCCGCAGGACCTGAACTACGAGCTGAAGATGAAGGACGGCATCATCTACGTGTACGACGACGGCGAGGCGCTGAAGCAGGAGCGACCGCGCAGCCTGCCCTACCCCGACCTGGAGACCTTCGCCATCGACCTCAGCCACGTGCTCGCCATGATCGCCGACGGGCCCAC GAAGACCTACTGCCATAGACGTCTAAACTTCTTGGCCTCCAAGTTCTACCTCCATGAGATGCTGAATGAGATGGCGGAGCTGAAGGAATTGAAGGGCGTTCCTCACCGAGATTTCTACAACGTCCGAAAG gtggACACCCACATCCATGCAGCTGCCTGCATGAACCAGAAGCACCTGCTGCGCTTCATCCAGACGACGTGTAAGACGGAGGCTGAGCGAGTGGTGACGGAGAAGAACGGCCAGAAGATCACGCTGAAGCAGGTGTTCCAGAACCTCGCCATGGACCCGTACGACCTCACAGTGGACTCACTGGACGTGCACGCG GGAAGACAAACTTTCCACAGATTTGACAAATTCAACTCCAAGTACAACCCTGTTGGAGCCAGTGAGCTTAGAGAGATCTACCTGAAAACAGACAACTACATTGATGGAGAGTACTTTGCACGGATCATTAAG GAGGTGTCTCATGATCTGGAGGAGAGTAAGTACCAGTATGCTGAGCCCCGCCTCTCCATCTACGGCCGCTCCCCGGACGAGTGGGAGAATCTGGCCAAGTGGTTCATCCAGCACAAGGTCCACTCGCCCAACATGCGCTGGATCATCCAAGTGCCCAGGATCTA TGATATTTTCAGATCAAGGAAAATAGTTCCCAACTTTGCAAAGATGCTGGAAAACATCTTCCTGCCGCTGTTTGAAGCCACCGTCAATCCTCAGCAACACAAGGAGATGCACGTATTCCTGAAATAT GTAACTGGCTTTGACAGTGTGGACGACGAGTCCAAGCACAGCGATCACATGTTCTCTTACAAAAGCCCCAAACCAGAGCAGTGGACCACAGACGACAACCCACCCTACAGCTACTACCTTTTCCACATGTACGCCAACATCATGGTGCTCAACAACCTCCGCAA GGAGCGTGGGCTGAGCACCTTCCAGTTCCGGCCGCATTGTGGCGAGGCCGGGTCCATCACCCACCTGGTGTCCGCCTTCCTCACCGCCGACAACATCTCGCACGGACTCAACCTCAAGAAG AGTCCCGTGCTGCAGTACCTGTACTACCTGGCGCAGGTGCCCATCGCCATGTCACCCCTGAGCAACAACAGCCTGTTCCTAGAGTACTCCAAGAACCCGCTCCGAGAGTTCCTCCAGAAAGGCCTGTCTGTGTCCCTGTCTACCGACGACCCCATGCAGTTCCACTACACCAAG gaaGCACTGATGGAGGAGTACGCCATCGCAGCCCAGCTCTGGAAGCTCAGCACCTGTGACGTGTGTGAGATCGCCAGGAACAGCGTACTGCAGAGTGGCCTCTCAcaccag gacaAGAAGCACTTCCTGGGCGAGGACTACCTGGAGGACGGGCCTGAGGGCAATGACATCAGACGGACCAACGTGGCGCAGATCCGCATGGCGTACCGCCACGAGACGCTGTGCAACGAGCTCTGCTTCCTGGTGGAGGCGGTCAAGGCGGAGGACCAGGCGGCGGACCAGGCGGCGGCCCAGTGA
- the ampd3b gene encoding AMP deaminase 3b isoform X2: MSLVHVEEMPRQFPKIALSEVDEKVRLLAERVYASALKEEDIKDTLSMFTVPEDCPIGLHQAKEHEILKEMAEQHSELSAKRKKNLMLRRSQSMSQQFPSNVCPDWAFSVISPLLSPTDTTDGKKHKSVPEFQRVTISGDYCAGVTVEDYEQAARSLLKALVIREKYSKLAYHRFPRTTSRFLRNASDDTWSEEDEVLPDICPCPGEGEDPYSMEDVPQDLNYELKMKDGIIYVYDDGEALKQERPRSLPYPDLETFAIDLSHVLAMIADGPTKTYCHRRLNFLASKFYLHEMLNEMAELKELKGVPHRDFYNVRKVDTHIHAAACMNQKHLLRFIQTTCKTEAERVVTEKNGQKITLKQVFQNLAMDPYDLTVDSLDVHAGRQTFHRFDKFNSKYNPVGASELREIYLKTDNYIDGEYFARIIKEVSHDLEESKYQYAEPRLSIYGRSPDEWENLAKWFIQHKVHSPNMRWIIQVPRIYDIFRSRKIVPNFAKMLENIFLPLFEATVNPQQHKEMHVFLKYVTGFDSVDDESKHSDHMFSYKSPKPEQWTTDDNPPYSYYLFHMYANIMVLNNLRKERGLSTFQFRPHCGEAGSITHLVSAFLTADNISHGLNLKKSPVLQYLYYLAQVPIAMSPLSNNSLFLEYSKNPLREFLQKGLSVSLSTDDPMQFHYTKEALMEEYAIAAQLWKLSTCDVCEIARNSVLQSGLSHQDKKHFLGEDYLEDGPEGNDIRRTNVAQIRMAYRHETLCNELCFLVEAVKAEDQAADQAAAQ, translated from the exons AGATGCCTCGTCAGTTCCCGAAGATCGCGCTGAGCGAGGTGGACGAGAAGGTGCGCCTGCTGGCGGAGCGGGTGTACGCGTCGGCGCTGAAGGAGGAGGACATCAAGGACACGCTGTCCATGTTCACCGTGCCCGAGGACTGCCCCATCGGCCTGCACCAGGCCAAGGAGCACGAGATCCTCAAGGAGATGGCCGAGCAGCACTCCGAGCTCAGCGCCAAGAG AAAGAAGAATCTGATGCTGCGGCGCTCCCAGTCCATGTCCCAGCAGTTCCCCAGTAACGTGTGCCCAGACTGGGCCTTCTCCGTCATctcgcccctcctctccccgaCCGACACCACGGATGGCAAGAAGCACAAGAGTGTCCCAGAGTTCCAGAGGGTCACCATCAGTGGAGACTACTGTGCAGGG GTCACGGTGGAGGACTACGAGCAGGCCGCCAGGAGTCTGCTGAAGGCGCTGGTGATCCGGGAGAAGTACTCCAAGCTGGCGTACCACCGCTTCCCCCGAACCACCTCCCGCTTCCTGCGCAACGCCAGCGACGACACGTGGAGCGAGGAGGACGAGGTCCTGCCAG aCATCTGCCCCTGCCCCGGTGAGGGGGAGGACCCGTACTCCATGGAGGACGTCCCGCAGGACCTGAACTACGAGCTGAAGATGAAGGACGGCATCATCTACGTGTACGACGACGGCGAGGCGCTGAAGCAGGAGCGACCGCGCAGCCTGCCCTACCCCGACCTGGAGACCTTCGCCATCGACCTCAGCCACGTGCTCGCCATGATCGCCGACGGGCCCAC GAAGACCTACTGCCATAGACGTCTAAACTTCTTGGCCTCCAAGTTCTACCTCCATGAGATGCTGAATGAGATGGCGGAGCTGAAGGAATTGAAGGGCGTTCCTCACCGAGATTTCTACAACGTCCGAAAG gtggACACCCACATCCATGCAGCTGCCTGCATGAACCAGAAGCACCTGCTGCGCTTCATCCAGACGACGTGTAAGACGGAGGCTGAGCGAGTGGTGACGGAGAAGAACGGCCAGAAGATCACGCTGAAGCAGGTGTTCCAGAACCTCGCCATGGACCCGTACGACCTCACAGTGGACTCACTGGACGTGCACGCG GGAAGACAAACTTTCCACAGATTTGACAAATTCAACTCCAAGTACAACCCTGTTGGAGCCAGTGAGCTTAGAGAGATCTACCTGAAAACAGACAACTACATTGATGGAGAGTACTTTGCACGGATCATTAAG GAGGTGTCTCATGATCTGGAGGAGAGTAAGTACCAGTATGCTGAGCCCCGCCTCTCCATCTACGGCCGCTCCCCGGACGAGTGGGAGAATCTGGCCAAGTGGTTCATCCAGCACAAGGTCCACTCGCCCAACATGCGCTGGATCATCCAAGTGCCCAGGATCTA TGATATTTTCAGATCAAGGAAAATAGTTCCCAACTTTGCAAAGATGCTGGAAAACATCTTCCTGCCGCTGTTTGAAGCCACCGTCAATCCTCAGCAACACAAGGAGATGCACGTATTCCTGAAATAT GTAACTGGCTTTGACAGTGTGGACGACGAGTCCAAGCACAGCGATCACATGTTCTCTTACAAAAGCCCCAAACCAGAGCAGTGGACCACAGACGACAACCCACCCTACAGCTACTACCTTTTCCACATGTACGCCAACATCATGGTGCTCAACAACCTCCGCAA GGAGCGTGGGCTGAGCACCTTCCAGTTCCGGCCGCATTGTGGCGAGGCCGGGTCCATCACCCACCTGGTGTCCGCCTTCCTCACCGCCGACAACATCTCGCACGGACTCAACCTCAAGAAG AGTCCCGTGCTGCAGTACCTGTACTACCTGGCGCAGGTGCCCATCGCCATGTCACCCCTGAGCAACAACAGCCTGTTCCTAGAGTACTCCAAGAACCCGCTCCGAGAGTTCCTCCAGAAAGGCCTGTCTGTGTCCCTGTCTACCGACGACCCCATGCAGTTCCACTACACCAAG gaaGCACTGATGGAGGAGTACGCCATCGCAGCCCAGCTCTGGAAGCTCAGCACCTGTGACGTGTGTGAGATCGCCAGGAACAGCGTACTGCAGAGTGGCCTCTCAcaccag gacaAGAAGCACTTCCTGGGCGAGGACTACCTGGAGGACGGGCCTGAGGGCAATGACATCAGACGGACCAACGTGGCGCAGATCCGCATGGCGTACCGCCACGAGACGCTGTGCAACGAGCTCTGCTTCCTGGTGGAGGCGGTCAAGGCGGAGGACCAGGCGGCGGACCAGGCGGCGGCCCAGTGA